In Capillimicrobium parvum, a genomic segment contains:
- a CDS encoding rhomboid family intramembrane serine protease, translating to MTPTPVGMRCPECASQKTKVRTAANVRAAGQHAPVTKALIAVCVLVYLAEIASGTGGLNGVGNGTITENGALIGHFRFTDIGVAHGDYWRLITGGFLHASIFHILFNMYLLWILGQMLEPAIGSVRFGIVYFTSLLAGSFGALLLEPEALTVGASGAIFGLMGFAFVEMRSRGIDPFQTFIGWLIIINLVLGFVLNNVSIGGHVGGLIGGALAGFAFQYADRRRQSSLGYAGCAVIAVGSIAAAIAVAGGAGLGSPHI from the coding sequence ATGACGCCGACGCCGGTCGGTATGCGCTGCCCCGAGTGCGCAAGCCAGAAGACGAAGGTGCGCACGGCGGCGAACGTCCGCGCGGCGGGACAGCACGCGCCGGTCACGAAGGCGCTCATCGCGGTCTGCGTGCTGGTCTACCTGGCGGAGATCGCCAGCGGCACGGGCGGCCTGAACGGCGTGGGCAACGGGACGATCACCGAGAACGGTGCCCTCATCGGGCACTTCCGGTTCACGGACATCGGCGTCGCGCACGGCGACTACTGGCGGCTGATCACCGGCGGCTTCCTGCACGCCTCGATCTTCCACATCCTGTTCAACATGTACCTGCTGTGGATCCTCGGGCAGATGCTCGAGCCCGCGATCGGGTCGGTGCGCTTCGGCATCGTCTACTTCACGTCGCTGCTGGCGGGCTCGTTCGGCGCGCTGCTGCTCGAACCCGAAGCGCTGACCGTCGGCGCCTCGGGCGCGATCTTCGGGTTGATGGGCTTTGCGTTCGTCGAGATGCGATCGCGCGGGATCGACCCGTTCCAGACGTTCATCGGCTGGCTGATCATCATCAACCTGGTCCTCGGGTTCGTGCTGAACAACGTCTCGATCGGCGGCCACGTGGGCGGGCTGATCGGCGGCGCCCTCGCCGGCTTCGCGTTCCAGTACGCGGACCGCCGGCGCCAGTCGTCACTCGGCTACGCGGGCTGCGCGGTCATCGCGGTGGGCTCCATCGCGGCGGCGATCGCCGTCGCGGGCGGCGCGGGGCTCGGCAGCCCCCACATCTGA
- a CDS encoding anti-sigma factor, whose protein sequence is MSTSFDHDELLSDAAVWVLGALPDEEAARFADHLRGCDACRAEVARLQGVADVLALAAPPAEPSPALKARLMDVVEREAQLLAAAGPEADRPERRERRGWWSRLLARPWILATGAAALLAVGVVTGVLVSDSGPSQSTRPVTAIARAQGASGELVQRGDRAELRFTNMPAPPPGRVYQVWILRGNKPRPDAVFTVDRAGRGSVMLRGDPSGAKAVLITDEPAGGSMTPSVEPYVSVTPA, encoded by the coding sequence GTGAGCACTTCCTTCGACCACGACGAGCTGCTGTCGGACGCCGCCGTCTGGGTGCTCGGCGCGCTGCCCGACGAGGAGGCGGCGCGGTTCGCCGACCACCTGCGCGGCTGCGACGCGTGCCGGGCCGAGGTCGCCCGCCTGCAGGGCGTCGCCGACGTGCTGGCGCTCGCCGCGCCCCCCGCCGAGCCGTCCCCCGCGCTGAAGGCGCGGCTCATGGACGTCGTCGAGCGCGAGGCGCAGCTGCTGGCCGCCGCGGGCCCCGAGGCCGACCGGCCCGAGCGCAGGGAGCGCAGAGGCTGGTGGAGCCGGCTCCTCGCGCGGCCGTGGATCCTCGCGACCGGCGCGGCGGCGCTGCTGGCGGTCGGTGTGGTGACCGGGGTGCTCGTGTCGGACTCCGGTCCGTCGCAGAGCACTCGGCCGGTCACGGCGATCGCCCGCGCGCAGGGCGCGAGCGGCGAGCTCGTCCAGCGCGGCGACCGGGCCGAGCTGCGCTTCACGAACATGCCGGCGCCGCCGCCGGGCCGGGTGTACCAGGTGTGGATCCTGCGCGGGAACAAGCCACGGCCCGACGCCGTGTTCACCGTCGACCGCGCCGGGCGCGGCTCGGTGATGCTGCGCGGGGACCCGAGCGGCGCCAAGGCGGTGCTCATCACCGACGAGCCGGCCGGCGGCAGCATGACGCCGTCCGTGGAGCCGTACGTGTCGGTCACGCCGGCGTAG
- a CDS encoding RNA polymerase sigma factor yields MGRTPPDALRQLADEDLMHLVRRGEARAFEVIVERHQSAAFGLAYRMSGTRATAEDVVQEALLSLWRSNTRYDRARGSVRTWILGIVHNRAIDALRRGTVHDRRRASDEGIEERFEAAERTEVEVARREEAGEVRSALQSLPPDQLRVIELAYFGGFTHIEIADMLGAPLGTIKGRMRLGLAKMADLLAQQGTAS; encoded by the coding sequence GTGGGCCGAACGCCGCCAGACGCTCTGCGTCAGCTTGCCGACGAGGACCTCATGCACCTCGTGCGGCGCGGCGAGGCTCGCGCCTTCGAGGTGATCGTCGAACGTCACCAGAGCGCGGCGTTCGGTCTCGCCTACCGGATGAGCGGCACGCGCGCCACGGCCGAGGACGTCGTGCAGGAGGCGCTGCTGTCGCTCTGGCGCTCCAACACGCGCTACGACCGCGCTCGCGGCTCCGTGCGCACCTGGATCCTCGGCATCGTGCACAACCGGGCCATCGACGCGCTGCGCCGCGGCACCGTGCACGATCGCCGGCGGGCGAGCGACGAGGGCATCGAGGAGCGCTTCGAGGCGGCCGAGCGCACCGAGGTCGAGGTCGCCCGCCGCGAGGAGGCCGGCGAGGTCCGCAGCGCGCTGCAGTCGCTGCCGCCCGACCAGCTGCGGGTGATCGAGCTCGCGTACTTCGGCGGCTTCACCCACATCGAGATCGCCGACATGCTCGGCGCGCCGCTGGGCACCATCAAGGGCCGGATGCGCCTCGGACTGGCGAAGATGGCCGACCTGCTGGCGCAGCAGGGGACCGCATCGTGA
- a CDS encoding RNA polymerase sigma factor, producing MATSDTAARKAELDEQFAALYRAHLRDVYSYAYYRVGDHHDAEDLTEQTFLQAYRHFERATAESDGRPLRPWLIRIAHNLAANLYRDRSRKPQTHIDDTTVITAPHTTEDLVEGRDELSRILAGIQQLPDDRREALIMRFALGMDNREIARALGRSDGATKVLIHRAIRQLEGIVGSTSKGGGR from the coding sequence GTGGCCACTTCGGACACCGCTGCCAGGAAGGCCGAGCTCGACGAGCAGTTCGCGGCGCTGTACCGCGCACACCTGCGCGACGTCTACTCCTACGCGTACTACCGGGTGGGCGATCACCACGACGCGGAGGACCTCACCGAGCAGACCTTCCTGCAGGCCTACCGCCACTTCGAGCGCGCGACGGCGGAGTCGGACGGGCGGCCGCTGCGGCCGTGGCTCATCCGCATCGCCCACAACCTCGCCGCGAACCTGTACCGCGACCGCTCGCGCAAGCCGCAGACGCACATCGACGACACGACGGTCATCACGGCCCCGCACACGACCGAGGACCTCGTCGAGGGCCGCGACGAGCTCTCGCGCATCCTGGCCGGCATCCAGCAGCTGCCGGACGACCGCCGCGAGGCGCTGATCATGCGCTTTGCCCTCGGCATGGACAACCGCGAGATCGCGCGGGCGCTCGGCCGCAGCGACGGCGCCACGAAGGTGCTCATCCACCGCGCCATCCGGCAGCTCGAGGGAATCGTCGGCTCGACGTCGAAGGGAGGCGGTAGGTGA
- a CDS encoding lysophospholipid acyltransferase family protein, producing the protein MDRAAYLERARRRGVNPFLYWIVRGLFQPFFHLYFRMSRIGREHVPQEGAMIIAANHRSFLDPFVIGTLVRRPVYFVAKKELFRKPLTAWFLNSLGAFPIDRGNGDGDAMAAAREILDRGDVVVIFPEGTRTRPGALGSPKRGVGRLALESGAPVLPVAVMGTEAIRRGWRIRPHKVRIRIGRPLRFPRVEHPSPDLARAVTERIWPCVALQWEWLGGRPPIRRAAIVGTGREAARAAATLQAANIEVAGGDLSSQDLVWLAVGADELPAALDAAAPHISERAAVVVGASGLVDGQLPAAYIAERCRARAVASVDDALVVASDDRGLNRELAALLPSSTAAPVRAVA; encoded by the coding sequence ATGGACCGTGCCGCGTATCTCGAGCGGGCCCGCCGCCGGGGGGTCAACCCCTTCCTGTACTGGATCGTGCGCGGCCTGTTCCAGCCCTTCTTCCACCTCTACTTCCGGATGAGCCGCATCGGCCGTGAGCACGTGCCCCAGGAGGGCGCGATGATCATCGCCGCCAACCACCGCTCGTTCCTGGATCCGTTCGTGATCGGCACGCTCGTGCGCCGGCCGGTGTACTTCGTCGCCAAGAAGGAGCTGTTCCGCAAGCCGCTGACGGCCTGGTTCCTCAATTCGCTCGGTGCCTTCCCGATCGACCGCGGCAACGGCGACGGCGACGCGATGGCGGCGGCGCGCGAGATCCTCGATCGCGGCGACGTCGTCGTGATCTTCCCCGAGGGCACGCGCACGCGCCCGGGCGCGCTGGGCAGTCCGAAGCGCGGTGTCGGCCGTCTGGCGCTCGAGAGCGGCGCCCCGGTCCTCCCGGTCGCCGTCATGGGGACCGAGGCCATCCGCCGCGGCTGGCGCATCCGCCCGCACAAGGTGCGCATCCGCATCGGCCGGCCCCTGCGCTTCCCGCGCGTCGAGCATCCGTCGCCCGACCTCGCGCGCGCCGTCACCGAGCGCATCTGGCCCTGCGTCGCGCTGCAGTGGGAGTGGCTGGGCGGACGCCCGCCGATCCGGCGCGCGGCGATCGTGGGGACCGGGCGCGAGGCCGCCCGCGCGGCCGCCACGCTGCAGGCGGCGAACATCGAGGTGGCGGGCGGGGACCTCTCCTCGCAGGATCTCGTCTGGCTCGCCGTGGGCGCGGACGAGCTGCCGGCCGCGCTGGACGCGGCCGCCCCGCACATCTCCGAGCGCGCGGCCGTGGTGGTGGGCGCGAGCGGGCTCGTCGACGGCCAGCTGCCGGCGGCGTACATCGCCGAGCGGTGCCGCGCACGGGCGGTCGCGTCGGTCGACGACGCGCTCGTCGTGGCCTCCGACGACCGCGGCCTCAACCGCGAGCTCGCGGCGCTCCTGCCCTCCTCGACTGCGGCGCCCGTCCGCGCGGTGGCCTGA
- a CDS encoding FKBP-type peptidyl-prolyl cis-trans isomerase, producing the protein MDQKPEVNVPDRPAPRKLKIRDIVEGTGAEAKAGDVVTADYVGVLYKSGKQFDASWDRGQPINFQLGVGQVIPGWDQGLQGMKVGGRRELTIPPDLAYGTEGSPPVIPPNAPLVFVVDLRAVEPG; encoded by the coding sequence CTGGATCAGAAGCCGGAGGTCAACGTGCCGGACCGGCCGGCGCCGAGGAAGCTGAAGATCCGCGACATCGTCGAGGGGACCGGGGCCGAGGCGAAGGCCGGCGACGTCGTCACGGCCGACTACGTCGGAGTCCTCTACAAGAGCGGCAAGCAGTTCGACGCGTCGTGGGACCGCGGGCAGCCGATCAACTTCCAGCTCGGCGTCGGGCAGGTCATCCCGGGGTGGGACCAGGGCCTGCAGGGCATGAAGGTCGGCGGCCGGCGCGAGCTGACCATCCCGCCGGACCTGGCGTACGGCACGGAGGGGTCGCCGCCCGTCATCCCCCCGAACGCGCCGCTGGTCTTCGTCGTCGACCTGCGGGCCGTCGAGCCGGGCTGA
- a CDS encoding M20/M25/M40 family metallo-hydrolase, protein MGAVDALVADALRICAVAAPTFDEGARAALVADLLREAGARPEVDAVGDVVARFGPEHGPAAIVAAHLDTVFDAATPLQPRRDGDLLRGPGIGDDSLAVAALVHLARRLGAAPPGHPVVLAATVGEEGLGDLRGARALLDDVECDAFVALEGHGLESIQIAGIGSARLIATTRGPGGHSWGDRGTPSAVHALVGALHAALRAAGRGHVNVGVVRGGTTINTIAAEAEAEIDLRDEDDAVLDRRTAAVTAALQTARAEVRQVGRRPAGRTPADHPLVAAAQAARAAAGLGPAEESASSTDANAAMGRGIPAVCVSLTHGANAHRIDEHVELAPLPAGLAAVEHLLDALGRGLGDR, encoded by the coding sequence ATGGGCGCGGTGGACGCGCTCGTCGCCGACGCGCTGCGGATCTGCGCGGTCGCGGCGCCCACGTTCGACGAGGGCGCCCGTGCCGCGCTGGTCGCGGACCTGCTGCGCGAGGCGGGCGCGCGCCCGGAGGTCGACGCCGTGGGCGACGTCGTCGCGCGCTTCGGCCCGGAACATGGGCCGGCGGCGATCGTCGCCGCCCATCTCGACACGGTCTTCGACGCGGCGACGCCGCTGCAACCGCGCCGCGACGGCGATCTCCTGCGCGGCCCCGGGATCGGCGACGACTCGCTCGCCGTCGCCGCGCTCGTGCATCTCGCCCGGCGGCTCGGGGCGGCACCGCCAGGCCACCCCGTGGTGCTCGCGGCGACGGTCGGCGAGGAGGGCCTCGGCGACCTGCGCGGCGCCCGGGCCCTGCTCGACGACGTCGAGTGCGACGCGTTCGTCGCGCTCGAGGGGCACGGACTCGAGTCGATCCAGATCGCCGGCATCGGCTCGGCGCGACTGATCGCCACCACCCGCGGGCCCGGCGGGCACTCCTGGGGCGACCGCGGCACGCCGAGCGCCGTCCACGCCCTCGTCGGGGCACTGCACGCGGCGCTGCGCGCCGCCGGGCGCGGCCACGTGAACGTGGGGGTCGTCCGCGGCGGCACGACGATCAACACCATCGCCGCGGAGGCCGAGGCGGAGATCGACCTGCGCGACGAGGACGACGCGGTGCTGGACCGCCGGACGGCGGCGGTCACCGCCGCGCTGCAGACCGCGCGCGCGGAGGTGCGCCAGGTCGGCCGGCGCCCCGCGGGGCGTACGCCGGCGGACCATCCGCTCGTCGCGGCGGCCCAGGCCGCGCGCGCGGCCGCGGGTCTGGGGCCGGCCGAGGAGAGCGCCTCCTCGACCGACGCCAACGCCGCGATGGGACGGGGCATCCCGGCGGTCTGCGTGTCGCTGACGCACGGCGCGAACGCCCATCGCATCGACGAGCACGTCGAGCTCGCTCCGCTGCCCGCGGGCCTGGCCGCGGTCGAGCATCTGCTCGACGCGCTCGGCCGCGGGCTGGGCGATCGCTGA
- the ligD gene encoding DNA ligase D translates to MPARDKLADYRAKRDLESTPEPAGGDRGDGPGGARFVVQEHHATRLHWDLRLERDGALASWAVPNGIPDDPKRNRKAIRTEDHPLEYLEFHGEIPRGQYGAGTMTIWDSGTYEAEKWRDDEVIATFHGERLRGRYALIRTGADGKDWLMHRMDPAVDPGAEPMPEAIVPMLAKPGRLPGGRPGSEGDRWSYEIKWDGVRALVYSEPGRLRLESRNGRDITASYPELRPLNRALSHHRAILDGEIVAFDADGRPSFARLQQRMHLTGESQVRRRARDVPVVLVLFDLLWLDGHSLMDRPYDDRRGALEALDLSGPAWQTPAAHLGDGAALLQATAAQGLEGLIAKRRDAPYEPGRRSSCWIKVKNVNRQEVVIAGWLPGEGRRESRIGALVVGVHDEDGGPLRYAGRVGTGFTEQALDALAETLGPLRTDENPFGRGGPKGAIWVRPCLLAEVEFTEWTTEGLLRHPSFKGLREDKDALEVVRELPGDARELHLEGQVVKVSNWSKVLWPQTGFTKGRLVDYYLRIAPAILPHLEGRPLTLKRYPNGVDAQHFYEKNSPSHRPEWVHTARVSTGRKAIDFTLVENVATLGWLANLASIELHTSLSRADPIERPTMLVFDLDPGPPADIVACCEVGLILRGLFDGLGLVSAAKTSGSKGLQVYVPLNEPDLTYDDTKPFAKAVAELLEAQVPDLVVSRQTKTLRPGKVLVDWSQNDEHKTTVCVYSVRAKERPTVSTPVDWDEVQACHDAGDPELLVFDTDAVLDRVAERGDLFAPTLSVVQRLPKL, encoded by the coding sequence CTGCCCGCCCGCGACAAGCTCGCCGACTACCGCGCCAAGCGCGATCTCGAGAGCACGCCCGAGCCCGCGGGCGGGGACCGCGGGGACGGCCCGGGCGGCGCGCGCTTCGTCGTCCAGGAGCACCACGCGACCCGCCTGCACTGGGACCTGCGCCTCGAGCGCGACGGCGCCCTCGCGTCGTGGGCGGTGCCCAACGGCATCCCCGACGACCCGAAGCGCAACCGCAAGGCGATCCGCACCGAGGACCACCCACTCGAGTACCTCGAGTTCCACGGCGAGATCCCGCGCGGCCAGTACGGCGCGGGGACGATGACCATCTGGGACTCGGGCACGTACGAGGCGGAGAAGTGGCGCGACGACGAGGTGATCGCGACCTTCCACGGCGAGCGGCTGCGGGGCCGGTACGCGCTGATCCGGACCGGCGCCGACGGCAAGGACTGGCTCATGCACCGCATGGACCCGGCGGTCGACCCCGGGGCCGAGCCGATGCCCGAGGCGATCGTCCCGATGCTCGCCAAGCCGGGCAGGCTGCCGGGTGGGCGGCCCGGGTCCGAGGGCGACCGGTGGTCCTACGAGATCAAGTGGGACGGGGTGCGGGCGCTCGTGTACTCCGAGCCCGGGCGCCTGCGGCTCGAGTCGCGCAACGGCCGCGACATCACGGCGTCCTATCCGGAGCTGCGGCCGCTGAACCGCGCGCTCAGCCACCACCGCGCGATCCTCGACGGCGAGATCGTCGCGTTCGACGCCGACGGGCGGCCGAGCTTCGCCCGCCTGCAGCAGCGGATGCACCTGACGGGCGAGAGCCAGGTGCGCCGCAGGGCGCGCGACGTCCCGGTCGTCCTCGTGCTCTTCGACCTCCTGTGGCTCGACGGGCACTCGCTCATGGACCGGCCCTACGACGACCGGCGCGGGGCGCTCGAGGCGCTGGACCTCAGCGGGCCGGCGTGGCAGACGCCGGCCGCGCACCTCGGCGACGGCGCGGCGCTGCTCCAGGCGACGGCCGCCCAGGGCCTCGAGGGGCTCATCGCCAAGCGGCGCGACGCGCCGTACGAGCCCGGGCGGCGCTCGTCATGCTGGATCAAGGTCAAGAACGTCAACCGCCAGGAGGTCGTGATCGCCGGCTGGCTGCCCGGCGAGGGGCGGCGCGAGAGCCGGATCGGCGCGCTCGTCGTCGGCGTGCACGACGAGGACGGCGGCCCGCTGCGCTACGCCGGGCGGGTGGGCACCGGGTTCACCGAGCAGGCGCTCGACGCCCTCGCCGAGACGCTCGGACCTCTGCGCACCGACGAGAACCCGTTCGGCCGCGGCGGGCCGAAGGGGGCGATCTGGGTGCGGCCGTGCCTGCTGGCGGAGGTCGAGTTCACCGAGTGGACGACCGAGGGCCTGCTGCGCCACCCCTCGTTCAAGGGCCTGCGCGAGGACAAGGATGCGCTCGAGGTCGTGCGCGAGCTCCCGGGCGACGCCCGCGAACTGCACCTCGAGGGCCAGGTGGTCAAGGTCTCGAACTGGTCGAAGGTGCTGTGGCCGCAGACGGGGTTCACCAAGGGGCGGCTCGTGGACTACTACCTGCGCATCGCACCGGCGATCCTGCCGCACCTCGAAGGCCGGCCGCTGACCCTCAAGCGCTACCCGAACGGCGTCGACGCGCAGCACTTCTACGAGAAGAACTCGCCGTCGCACCGGCCGGAGTGGGTGCACACGGCGCGCGTCTCGACCGGGCGCAAGGCGATCGACTTCACGCTCGTCGAGAACGTCGCGACGCTCGGATGGCTGGCCAACCTCGCCTCCATCGAGCTGCACACGTCGCTGTCACGCGCGGACCCCATCGAGCGCCCGACGATGCTCGTGTTCGACCTCGACCCCGGCCCGCCGGCCGACATCGTGGCCTGCTGCGAGGTCGGCCTGATCCTGCGCGGGCTGTTCGACGGGCTCGGGCTCGTGTCGGCCGCCAAGACCTCCGGCTCCAAGGGGCTGCAGGTCTACGTCCCGCTCAACGAGCCGGACCTCACGTACGACGACACCAAGCCGTTCGCCAAGGCAGTCGCCGAGCTGCTCGAGGCGCAGGTGCCCGACCTGGTCGTCTCACGCCAGACGAAGACGCTGCGGCCGGGCAAGGTGCTCGTCGACTGGTCGCAGAACGACGAGCACAAGACGACCGTCTGCGTCTACTCCGTGCGGGCGAAGGAGCGCCCCACGGTGTCGACGCCGGTCGACTGGGACGAGGTGCAGGCCTGCCATGACGCGGGCGACCCGGAGCTGCTCGTCTTCGACACCGACGCGGTCCTCGACAGGGTGGCCGAGCGCGGCGATCTCTTCGCCCCCACGCTGAGCGTCGTCCAGCGGCTGCCGAAGCTGTAG